The proteins below are encoded in one region of Deferribacter autotrophicus:
- the murB gene encoding UDP-N-acetylmuramate dehydrogenase, with protein sequence MIRIIENEPLSKHTTYRVGGPAKYFIMPVTNDELIETISWAKSKKLSYEIIGFGSNVLFMDEGFEGVVVSTALLNRWILDKKEFLVAGCGVGLMELVEFAVHKGIAGFEKLAGIPGSVGGAVKMNAGAFGIEMKDILVDCLVYDIDKNDVEVIKNEDCVFSYRKAKGLENKIILSARFLRKRGEIKELEKIKNDILVRREDKQPLEFASCGSVFKRPTGDYAGRLIEEAGLKGFSIGGAKVSEKHANFIVNCGDAKSKDILAIIDHVQSTVYKKFGILLEPEVKIIK encoded by the coding sequence ATGATAAGAATTATTGAGAACGAACCTTTATCTAAGCATACGACTTACAGGGTTGGTGGGCCTGCAAAATATTTTATTATGCCTGTAACCAATGATGAGTTAATTGAAACTATTTCATGGGCAAAAAGTAAAAAATTATCTTATGAAATAATTGGTTTTGGTTCAAATGTCCTTTTTATGGATGAGGGGTTTGAAGGGGTGGTTGTTTCTACAGCTTTATTAAATAGGTGGATTCTGGATAAAAAAGAATTTCTTGTCGCTGGATGTGGTGTGGGTTTGATGGAACTTGTGGAGTTTGCTGTTCATAAAGGAATAGCTGGATTTGAAAAACTTGCCGGTATTCCTGGATCTGTGGGAGGAGCTGTTAAGATGAATGCAGGTGCTTTTGGAATCGAAATGAAGGATATTTTGGTTGATTGTCTGGTTTATGATATAGATAAAAACGATGTTGAAGTAATTAAAAATGAAGATTGCGTTTTTTCATACAGAAAGGCAAAAGGACTGGAAAATAAGATAATTTTGAGTGCCAGGTTTCTACGAAAAAGAGGTGAGATAAAAGAGTTAGAAAAGATTAAAAATGATATCCTTGTTAGGAGGGAAGATAAGCAACCTCTTGAGTTTGCTTCATGTGGTTCGGTTTTTAAAAGGCCAACTGGAGATTATGCTGGTAGGTTGATTGAAGAAGCCGGATTAAAAGGGTTTTCCATTGGTGGAGCCAAGGTTTCTGAAAAACATGCGAATTTTATTGTAAATTGTGGCGATGCAAAATCAAAGGATATTCTTGCAATAATAGATCATGTACAATCAACTGTTTATAAAAAATTTGGTATACTTTTAGAGCCTGAAGTGAAAATAATCAAATAA
- the mtnP gene encoding S-methyl-5'-thioadenosine phosphorylase encodes MKIGIIGGSGLYEIDGFEFVEDIELVNRYGKPTDKYKKFYFEGCEFYFLNRHGHGHKIPPHKVNYRANIYGFKELGVEHIIAFTAVGGINRLLKPGDILIPDNAIDFTSGRESTYYDEEEIYHIDFTNPFCPELRNVLAKSVISVKERFYEKGTYICTNGPRLETAAEIRAFWNLGADIVGMTLFPECVLARELEICYANVSVVTNFAAGTTTEKLTVNEVLEVMKQNNEKIKLIVKNITKNLKLIKNECECKRALKDTKISK; translated from the coding sequence ATGAAAATAGGGATAATTGGTGGAAGTGGTCTTTATGAAATTGATGGATTTGAATTTGTAGAAGATATAGAGCTTGTAAACCGTTATGGAAAACCAACTGATAAATATAAAAAGTTTTATTTTGAAGGGTGTGAATTTTATTTTTTAAATAGACATGGACATGGTCATAAAATTCCACCTCATAAAGTAAATTACAGGGCAAATATATATGGTTTTAAAGAGCTTGGTGTGGAGCATATAATAGCTTTTACTGCGGTAGGTGGAATTAATAGGCTCTTAAAACCTGGTGATATACTGATTCCAGATAATGCGATTGATTTTACAAGTGGTAGAGAATCCACCTATTATGATGAGGAAGAGATATACCATATTGATTTTACTAATCCATTTTGTCCTGAGCTTCGAAATGTGCTTGCGAAGAGTGTGATATCTGTTAAGGAGAGGTTTTATGAAAAAGGTACATACATTTGTACAAATGGTCCAAGACTTGAAACTGCGGCAGAGATTAGAGCCTTTTGGAATTTAGGAGCTGACATTGTGGGGATGACATTATTTCCAGAATGTGTATTGGCAAGGGAGCTTGAAATCTGTTATGCAAATGTTAGTGTAGTCACTAATTTTGCAGCAGGAACAACTACTGAAAAACTTACTGTGAATGAAGTGCTTGAAGTAATGAAACAAAATAATGAAAAAATAAAATTGATTGTTAAAAATATTACAAAAAACCTTAAGTTGATAAAAAATGAGTGTGAATGTAAAAGAGCACTGAAGGATACAAAGATTAGCAAATGA
- a CDS encoding trimeric intracellular cation channel family protein, which produces MTFPKIIYLFDLVGTAAFAASGAIAGVRKKMDIYGIIFLGVVTAVGGGTLRDIIVGRIPPFIFKDYNYLIISIAVSVLTFYFHHIIERRFKFLLIMDALGLGIFTVIGTSIGLEYNIGIVGSVFLGVMTGTFGGMIRDVLQHEIPLVLQKEIYASACLVGGFFFVIAMRMGVSEGISVFVSVMIVFSIRLLAILKNWNLPRPK; this is translated from the coding sequence TTGACCTTTCCAAAGATTATTTACCTTTTTGATCTTGTGGGTACTGCAGCATTTGCAGCAAGTGGTGCCATTGCAGGTGTGCGTAAAAAAATGGATATCTATGGAATTATCTTTCTTGGTGTTGTTACTGCAGTGGGTGGTGGGACTTTGAGAGATATAATTGTGGGGAGAATTCCACCATTTATATTTAAAGATTACAATTATCTTATTATTTCCATAGCTGTATCTGTTTTAACATTTTACTTCCATCATATTATTGAGCGAAGATTTAAGTTTTTACTCATCATGGATGCCCTTGGTCTTGGAATTTTTACTGTGATTGGCACGTCCATAGGACTTGAATATAATATCGGAATAGTTGGTTCTGTATTTTTAGGTGTGATGACAGGAACTTTTGGCGGAATGATTAGAGATGTTTTACAGCATGAAATTCCACTGGTTTTGCAGAAAGAAATTTATGCTTCTGCCTGTCTGGTGGGAGGTTTTTTCTTTGTGATTGCTATGAGAATGGGAGTATCGGAAGGGATAAGTGTTTTTGTGTCAGTTATGATAGTTTTCAGTATTAGACTGCTTGCAATATTGAAAAACTGGAATTTGCCGAGACCAAAATAG
- a CDS encoding ABC transporter ATP-binding protein yields the protein MMILEAKNLYKNYTKGNSIIKVLENFSFEMEKGDFVAVVGPSGAGKSTLLHILGGLEKPDDGFVLFNGENIYNNDKNLDNIRNEHFGFVFQFHYLLDDFTALENVAIPGMINGSEKDAFERARDILAKMGLESRINHFPKELSGGEQQRVAIARALINSPSVLFADEPTGNLDKDNSKIVIEEFKRLNAEGLSIILVTHDEKIASVAKRILRVEKL from the coding sequence ATGATGATTTTAGAAGCGAAGAATTTATATAAAAATTATACAAAAGGTAATTCTATCATTAAAGTTTTGGAAAATTTCAGTTTTGAGATGGAAAAGGGAGATTTTGTGGCGGTGGTGGGACCGTCTGGTGCAGGAAAGTCAACTTTATTGCATATACTGGGTGGATTAGAAAAACCTGATGATGGATTTGTACTTTTTAACGGAGAAAATATTTATAACAATGATAAAAATCTTGACAATATAAGAAATGAGCATTTTGGTTTTGTGTTTCAATTTCACTATTTATTGGATGATTTTACTGCTTTGGAAAATGTGGCAATTCCAGGTATGATTAACGGCAGTGAAAAGGATGCTTTTGAGCGGGCTAGAGATATTTTGGCTAAAATGGGGCTTGAAAGTAGAATAAATCATTTTCCAAAAGAGCTTTCAGGTGGAGAACAGCAGAGGGTTGCCATTGCAAGGGCATTGATTAATAGTCCGTCCGTGCTTTTTGCAGATGAGCCTACAGGAAATCTTGATAAGGATAACAGTAAAATTGTAATTGAAGAGTTTAAAAGATTAAACGCTGAAGGGCTTTCCATAATACTTGTAACTCATGATGAAAAAATTGCCTCTGTTGCAAAAAGAATTTTGAGGGTGGAGAAGCTTTGA